A genomic region of Candidatus Cloacimonadota bacterium contains the following coding sequences:
- a CDS encoding lamin tail domain-containing protein codes for MRKRILVAFASMIALCIFLQKAHAQGIKINELFYDPAGGDTGHEWIELYNTGTQPVQLEGWQIEKAGTAFEVCFTFPEYTIYPQQYLLVGESQVPEADLIGSLAFQNGGTATDGVRILTAEGDTIDTILYDSPNSNNLPGDAHQPGIYFTVDVSSGHSLIRYPNGHDTDNCEEDFFECEYPTPGAPNEIPQDVIIQNVSIQPEHPDSTDQVYLHFSAYNNSDIQIQADSCSYKVFLCGALVTQGVIQEEIQSHNTHQIELLLGTFANGLYDYYIELILSTDTTPSNNSYESSFLVGNSPIIINEIMYMPGTPNVEWIELFNNSADTFTVMDWHMKDATSSWCTVISQKKLLPFSYIVLTEDTTAVKVYYEYDITLAQTNDWASLNNTSPDEVFISDKYYTQLDSMGYDPTQFSCSYNYSLERINPYEEIPDNWGVSKDSLGATPGRVNSITPKQYDIAVTALMKQKNGEDLTLTGKCKNIGFNPMYDIEYIFFDDLNRNDHYEEGEGMWTGLFELPSGDTTSFSYTFEPETGYYQYGFYIKDSQDMDLSNNLLLTTHNTIGSHPLCINEIQAAPTGDQPEWIELLNIFDFPLNISGWTIADENDTLIIESSQKTISQNEYLVILPNLNDTLTLKTHFTYLDTLPNFVFAWNLPSLNNGDDILMLFDANGCMIDSIHYYSDWKEIEDNSLERINPHLPTENTDNWDSSVSSFGGTPGKKNSLYVEHIIPDVELTVTPNPLSYREKKSVLIEYNLPEPISQINIRIFDMKGRMLRWLTDQQWVGSQGTVIWDCKNENGDVVPIGIYIVHMEGGGKQGGRMYEKATTMVIGEK; via the coding sequence ATGAGAAAACGAATTCTTGTAGCATTTGCAAGCATGATAGCACTGTGCATATTCCTACAAAAAGCTCACGCACAGGGTATTAAAATTAATGAACTTTTCTACGATCCAGCCGGAGGAGATACCGGGCATGAATGGATTGAACTTTATAACACAGGCACCCAACCTGTTCAATTAGAAGGTTGGCAGATTGAGAAAGCAGGAACAGCGTTCGAGGTGTGTTTTACCTTTCCCGAATACACGATCTATCCCCAACAATATCTTCTTGTGGGAGAATCACAGGTACCGGAAGCAGATCTTATTGGATCCCTTGCTTTTCAAAATGGAGGAACCGCAACAGACGGCGTTCGTATCCTGACCGCAGAAGGAGATACCATTGATACGATCTTGTATGATTCTCCAAATTCCAACAATCTTCCCGGAGACGCTCACCAGCCGGGGATCTATTTTACTGTCGATGTCTCTTCTGGACATTCGCTGATACGCTATCCGAACGGGCATGATACCGATAATTGCGAAGAAGATTTCTTCGAATGCGAATACCCCACACCGGGTGCACCAAACGAGATTCCCCAGGATGTCATTATACAGAATGTATCGATTCAACCGGAACACCCTGACAGTACAGACCAGGTGTATCTGCACTTTTCTGCCTATAACAACTCAGATATTCAAATACAGGCAGACAGTTGCTCATATAAAGTATTTTTATGTGGGGCACTTGTTACGCAAGGAGTTATTCAAGAAGAAATCCAGAGCCATAACACGCACCAGATCGAACTGCTTCTAGGCACATTTGCAAATGGATTATATGATTATTATATTGAACTTATCCTATCGACAGACACAACCCCATCAAACAATTCTTACGAATCGTCTTTTCTTGTCGGCAATTCTCCGATTATTATTAACGAGATCATGTACATGCCCGGCACACCGAACGTTGAGTGGATCGAACTGTTCAATAATTCTGCGGACACTTTCACTGTTATGGACTGGCATATGAAAGATGCCACTTCGAGCTGGTGCACGGTTATTTCACAGAAAAAGCTTCTTCCGTTTTCATATATCGTCTTAACCGAAGATACAACCGCCGTGAAAGTTTATTATGAATATGACATAACACTTGCGCAGACCAACGATTGGGCATCGCTGAACAACACTTCTCCCGATGAAGTTTTCATCTCAGATAAATACTATACCCAGCTTGATTCCATGGGCTACGATCCCACTCAGTTTTCATGTTCCTACAATTATTCCCTGGAGCGCATCAATCCTTATGAAGAAATCCCAGATAATTGGGGTGTTTCCAAAGATAGTCTTGGTGCAACACCGGGACGGGTTAACAGCATCACGCCAAAGCAATATGACATTGCCGTAACTGCGCTTATGAAACAGAAAAACGGGGAAGATCTTACCTTAACGGGGAAATGCAAAAACATTGGTTTTAATCCCATGTATGATATCGAATACATCTTCTTCGATGATCTGAACCGGAACGACCATTATGAAGAAGGAGAAGGAATGTGGACAGGATTATTTGAACTCCCATCTGGTGACACGACGAGTTTTTCCTACACCTTTGAACCGGAAACAGGTTATTATCAATATGGATTTTATATCAAAGATTCGCAGGATATGGACCTTTCAAATAATCTTTTGCTGACAACCCATAACACGATCGGGTCACACCCACTTTGTATCAACGAGATCCAGGCAGCACCTACTGGAGACCAACCCGAATGGATAGAGCTACTTAACATCTTCGATTTTCCACTCAATATTTCAGGATGGACAATTGCTGACGAGAACGATACTCTTATCATCGAATCATCTCAGAAAACGATTTCCCAAAACGAATATCTCGTGATTCTCCCGAATTTAAATGACACACTTACCCTGAAGACACACTTTACATATTTAGATACATTGCCTAATTTTGTGTTCGCTTGGAATCTACCCTCGCTCAATAATGGCGATGATATACTCATGCTCTTTGATGCAAATGGTTGCATGATCGACAGCATACATTATTACAGTGACTGGAAAGAGATCGAAGACAATTCACTCGAACGGATCAATCCGCATCTGCCAACTGAAAATACAGATAACTGGGATAGTTCCGTAAGTAGTTTCGGTGGAACGCCGGGCAAAAAGAACAGCTTATATGTCGAGCACATTATTCCTGATGTCGAACTCACCGTTACCCCTAATCCGTTATCGTACAGGGAAAAGAAATCTGTCCTCATCGAATATAACCTGCCGGAACCTATCTCACAGATCAATATCCGCATCTTTGATATGAAGGGCAGGATGCTGCGATGGCTTACAGACCAGCAATGGGTCGGCTCGCAGGGAACGGTTATCTGGGACTGCAAGAACGAGAACGGAGATGTCGTACCGATCGGCATATATATTGTACATATGGAAGGTGGTGGAAAGCAGGGTGGTAGGATGTACGAAAAGGCAACCACGATGGTCATAGGAGAAAAATGA